From the genome of Bacillota bacterium:
GGGCTCGTGGCACCAAGACCCCGCGGTCTTCTGCGTCCTGCTGTTTGGCCACCAGCCTACCGCATTCGCACGAGATTTTCATCCCCGCTGGCGGCGTGCAGCGTCATGAACTACTTAGTGGTTATCCGCCACCCTGAGGAGGCACACGGGTAGGCCGGAACCGCGCCGACCATCACGATCGTGCACACTGAGAGCGGTGACGAAGCCAGGCGACGGTGTAACAGGTAATAGCCCAAGCAGATCCGAGCGACGAGATTATGAATGCAGCCACGGGACCCACCTTAGACCAGAGCACCCCGCCAAGCATCATGCCAATTAGGCTTCCGGTCTCCACGGCCGCCGAAAAGTAGCCTGCTGCTACTCCAGACCTGCGTTCACCCAACAGCCGTACTGCGAAAGCGGGCGCGTTTGAACCGAGGCAGTTCCCCGCCGCGCTCACAAAGCCTGCGAGGTAAACGAAAGGGAGACTTGGCGCGAAAGGATAGACCAGCCGGGACAAACCCGTTAACATATAGCCAACCACCGTGACTGAGTAGGCGCCGACTCTGTCTGCCAGAATCCCCCCGGGTAGTGCCCCAACGGCCCACACCAAGTTGTATATGGAATCGAGGATCCCCATCGGCACTGCGCTGGTTGTGAACTTACTGGTGAGCAGGTACGGCAGGAACGCAGGCGCAAAATCTAGGGCGCAAAAGCCTACAGCACCCACTGCGATCAAAGCCACAACAGGGTCCATGCGCCTAGTAGCACCGGCCGTCGGCCCGCTCTGAAGTGTGCCTGTACTTCCACCCATGGGAACTCTGAGCAGCAGCACACTGACCCCTGATAGCAAGCAGGCTTTCAATAGGAACAAAGAGTGCCAACCGAGTGACTCTGCCACCATAGCCGAAGCCAAAGACCCTGCAATGGGAACCAGCGAGCGGACACTACCGAGCAGACCCAAACTCGTTGCGAGTTGGAGAGGGGCAGCACCGGCCACCGCTCTGGTGACCGCGGGACCGAGCATCGCGTCACTTCCATACGTAATGATCAGGCCAACTGCACCAGCCCAAGGTAAGCGTCAAATAGCGCCC
Proteins encoded in this window:
- a CDS encoding MFS transporter, coding for MLGPAVTRAVAGAAPLQLATSLGLLGSVRSLVPIAGSLASAMVAESLGWHSLFLLKACLLSGVSVLLLRVPMGGSTGTLQSGPTAGATRRMDPVVALIAVGAVGFCALDFAPAFLPYLLTSKFTTSAVPMGILDSIYNLVWAVGALPGGILADRVGAYSVTVVGYMLTGLSRLVYPFAPSLPFVYLAGFVSAAGNCLGSNAPAFAVRLLGERRSGVAAGYFSAAVETGSLIGMMLGGVLWSKVGPVAAFIISSLGSAWAITCYTVAWLRHRSQCARS